A window of the Chloroflexus sp. Y-396-1 genome harbors these coding sequences:
- a CDS encoding tetratricopeptide repeat protein: MPLTITLHRTAVDRADVYVAEKCIASFDPAALRFDHPFVSQPQQASEPVAYGQRLLAALGGNDLKRMLTELPPAPQLESMIALHTTDTELAAIPWEFLHNGNEFLIERYLLVREVEVPNALLPPPPLSDQPWRLVAIASNPLLREVYDEQGRLCDRQLMAPLSVERELDLLRDDFQKQRSPLRWQQIAPTRSALIDELATTEPLLLHFAGHGAVVNGTPVLYFDDGAGKLDPQTASELANHLRGMVMLAFFNACRTADSIEPGANLALTLVQHGIPVVLGNQYLVLDEAAAPVARTFYRFLATGLHPAQALYRARLQLQSHRRNDPLAWAVPVLYLARGYRWLKPPVGNQHQPPPPIEPPRPAISALSVPDYTTGAFVGRQQELYELARLFVHDQKRIVTIRGTGGIGKTALAAALAHRLRFFFDDGIVALSLVLPGEHATLAAATVRRQLAMALGIDVKNEKSWSADEQEQEDLLITTICSRRRLLVIWDNYETVLWRLGRETAADDLSPFSPEQCNEAVVVQRLVRKLADNGAWMLFTTRQSPVGLPGEVCFPPIEEGQQLTGLNPEASVELMRRWLSKRTPSETFLKQLAAALGHHPLAMVLTIRRWDQGQDTENTFLEQLEQALAEASDPAAPVYQQTSVEISVRLSLAALPPKLQEALLCLTIIANPKITPLHAAVVWGMTAGSQWLIEPAHRQLETLQQTSLLLGQGYDQEHNRALTYAIQPVIATVLRRYAQTHDLSAARIRYGRWAAALVDQARDPQHGINASAELVQQMQSLLPDIAEALAALPTPERGWALWRATWVLNRLGDPATAWRLIEQANQLAQEHNDEALLSRVYHQQADLLVTRGDLDGALALYQQSLDLDERLGDVQGKSATLHAMAGVLVTRGDLDGALALYQQSLALWESLGDVQGKSATLHAMAGVLVTRGDLDGALALYQQSLAIWERLGDVQGKSATLHAMAHVLVTRGDLDGALALYQQSLDLDERLGDVKGKSATLHNMAHVLVTRGDLDGALALYRQSLAIKERLGDVKGKSATLHNMAHVLVTRGDLDGALALYQQSLDLDERLGDVKGKSATLHNMAHVLVTRGDLDGALALYQQSLDLDERLGDVKGKSATLHAMAHVLVTRGDLDGALALYQQSLAIKERLGDVQGKSATLHAMAHVLVTRGDLDGALALYQQSLAIKERLGDVQGKSATLHAMAHVLVTRGDLDGALALYQQSLAIKERLGDVKGKSATLHNMAHVLVTRGDLDGALALYQQSLAIKERLGDVKGKSVTLVMMAQVQFMRGEHDQALCNARESLRLLEAMGAQPDAAKVAEIIQQMEAMRRQAVLPTQGVEGSAQLEEATTALAALLEQVSPAQRAEMQVLLQVAPLLIGAAALLSRADADDERKALAAVLAQAADQAAAGEAAGSPWLAAAATLRTLAGWLSGAPVDLDALAEPYRGLMRQMME, translated from the coding sequence ATGCCGCTAACCATAACCCTACATCGCACCGCCGTCGACCGCGCTGATGTATACGTGGCCGAGAAGTGCATTGCTTCCTTTGACCCAGCAGCACTGCGTTTTGATCACCCGTTTGTCAGCCAACCCCAGCAGGCGAGTGAACCGGTTGCATACGGTCAACGATTACTGGCCGCCCTTGGCGGCAATGACCTAAAGCGGATGCTGACCGAGTTGCCGCCTGCGCCCCAGCTCGAGAGCATGATCGCGCTGCACACGACCGACACCGAACTGGCGGCGATTCCCTGGGAGTTTCTGCACAATGGGAATGAGTTTCTCATCGAGCGCTACCTGCTGGTACGTGAAGTAGAAGTACCAAACGCCCTCCTTCCTCCGCCACCGCTATCTGATCAACCATGGCGGCTGGTAGCGATAGCGAGCAATCCCTTGCTGAGAGAGGTGTACGACGAGCAGGGAAGGCTATGTGATCGGCAGCTCATGGCGCCCCTGTCGGTAGAGCGTGAACTCGATCTCCTGCGTGACGATTTCCAGAAACAGCGATCGCCCCTGCGCTGGCAGCAGATCGCTCCCACTCGCTCGGCGCTGATTGATGAGCTGGCAACGACCGAGCCGCTCCTCCTTCACTTTGCCGGTCACGGTGCAGTTGTCAATGGAACACCAGTACTGTATTTTGACGACGGCGCTGGGAAGCTCGATCCGCAGACGGCATCTGAGCTGGCGAACCATCTGCGCGGGATGGTGATGCTGGCCTTTTTCAATGCCTGCCGCACCGCCGATAGTATCGAGCCAGGAGCGAATCTGGCGCTAACCCTGGTGCAACATGGGATTCCGGTCGTGCTGGGTAATCAGTACCTGGTACTTGACGAAGCGGCGGCACCGGTCGCCCGCACCTTCTACCGGTTTCTGGCTACCGGTCTGCATCCGGCGCAAGCCCTCTATCGGGCGCGTCTCCAGCTTCAGAGTCATCGGCGCAATGATCCGCTTGCGTGGGCTGTACCGGTACTCTACTTGGCGCGGGGCTACCGATGGCTTAAGCCTCCTGTTGGGAACCAACACCAGCCACCACCGCCCATTGAACCACCGCGACCCGCCATTAGCGCCTTGAGCGTCCCCGATTACACGACTGGCGCCTTTGTCGGCCGCCAGCAGGAACTGTACGAGCTAGCCCGGCTCTTCGTTCACGACCAGAAACGAATTGTGACCATTCGTGGCACCGGCGGGATCGGCAAAACGGCGCTGGCGGCAGCGCTGGCCCATCGCTTGCGCTTCTTCTTCGACGACGGCATCGTTGCCCTGAGCCTGGTTCTCCCTGGTGAGCACGCCACCCTCGCTGCCGCGACGGTGCGTCGCCAACTGGCGATGGCGCTCGGTATCGATGTGAAGAACGAAAAGTCCTGGTCTGCTGATGAGCAGGAACAGGAAGACCTGCTGATAACCACAATCTGCTCACGCCGTCGCCTGCTGGTGATCTGGGACAACTACGAGACAGTGCTCTGGCGGCTAGGGCGAGAAACCGCTGCCGATGACCTCTCGCCCTTTTCGCCTGAACAGTGTAACGAGGCGGTTGTCGTTCAGCGCCTGGTGCGCAAGCTGGCCGACAACGGCGCATGGATGCTCTTTACTACCCGTCAGTCGCCGGTGGGACTACCCGGCGAAGTATGCTTCCCACCGATAGAGGAGGGACAGCAGTTGACCGGTCTGAACCCGGAAGCCAGTGTTGAACTGATGCGACGCTGGCTCAGCAAACGCACGCCCAGCGAGACGTTTCTCAAGCAACTCGCTGCCGCCCTTGGCCACCACCCATTGGCTATGGTGCTGACGATCAGACGCTGGGATCAAGGTCAAGACACCGAGAACACCTTCCTGGAGCAGTTGGAGCAGGCGTTGGCCGAGGCCAGTGATCCGGCAGCGCCGGTTTACCAGCAGACCTCGGTTGAGATAAGCGTCCGCCTGTCGCTGGCAGCGCTGCCCCCTAAGCTGCAAGAAGCACTGCTCTGTCTTACCATCATCGCCAATCCGAAGATTACCCCGCTCCACGCTGCGGTAGTGTGGGGGATGACAGCGGGATCACAGTGGCTGATCGAACCGGCCCATCGCCAACTAGAAACCCTGCAACAGACCTCGCTCCTGCTGGGTCAGGGCTACGACCAGGAACATAACCGCGCCCTCACCTACGCGATCCAACCGGTCATTGCCACAGTCCTCCGCAGGTACGCACAGACCCATGATCTCAGCGCCGCCCGTATTCGCTACGGCCGGTGGGCGGCGGCGCTGGTTGATCAAGCCCGTGATCCTCAACACGGCATCAATGCTAGCGCCGAACTGGTACAGCAGATGCAGTCGCTGCTGCCTGACATTGCCGAGGCGCTGGCCGCACTGCCGACACCAGAACGAGGCTGGGCGCTCTGGCGGGCAACGTGGGTGCTCAACCGCTTGGGTGATCCGGCCACGGCCTGGCGACTGATTGAGCAGGCGAACCAGCTCGCCCAGGAACACAACGACGAGGCGCTGCTGAGTCGCGTCTACCACCAGCAAGCCGATCTGCTGGTCACCCGCGGCGACCTCGACGGCGCCCTCGCCCTCTACCAGCAGTCCCTCGACCTTGATGAACGCCTGGGCGATGTCCAAGGCAAGAGCGCCACCCTCCACGCAATGGCTGGGGTGCTGGTCACCCGCGGCGACCTCGACGGCGCCCTCGCCCTCTACCAGCAGTCCCTCGCCCTGTGGGAGAGCCTGGGCGATGTCCAAGGCAAGAGCGCCACCCTCCACGCAATGGCTGGGGTGCTGGTCACCCGCGGCGACCTCGACGGCGCCCTCGCCCTCTACCAGCAGTCCCTCGCCATCTGGGAACGCCTGGGCGATGTCCAAGGCAAGAGCGCCACCCTCCACGCAATGGCGCACGTGCTGGTCACCCGCGGCGACCTCGACGGCGCCCTCGCCCTCTACCAGCAGTCCCTCGACCTTGATGAACGCCTGGGCGATGTCAAAGGCAAGAGCGCCACCCTCCATAATATGGCGCACGTGCTGGTCACCCGCGGCGACCTCGACGGCGCCCTCGCCCTCTACCGGCAGTCCCTCGCCATCAAGGAACGCCTGGGCGATGTCAAAGGCAAGAGCGCCACCCTCCATAATATGGCGCACGTGCTGGTCACCCGCGGCGACCTCGACGGCGCCCTCGCCCTCTACCAGCAGTCCCTCGACCTTGATGAACGCCTGGGCGATGTCAAAGGCAAGAGCGCCACCCTCCATAATATGGCGCACGTGCTGGTCACCCGCGGCGACCTCGACGGCGCCCTCGCCCTCTACCAGCAGTCCCTCGACCTTGATGAACGCCTGGGCGATGTCAAAGGCAAGAGCGCCACCCTCCACGCAATGGCGCACGTGCTGGTCACCCGCGGCGACCTCGACGGCGCCCTCGCCCTCTACCAGCAGTCCCTCGCCATTAAGGAACGCCTGGGCGATGTCCAAGGCAAGAGCGCCACCCTCCACGCAATGGCGCACGTGCTGGTCACCCGCGGCGACCTCGACGGCGCCCTCGCCCTCTACCAGCAGTCCCTCGCCATTAAGGAACGCCTGGGCGATGTCCAAGGCAAGAGCGCCACCCTCCACGCAATGGCGCACGTGCTGGTCACCCGCGGCGACCTCGACGGCGCCCTCGCCCTCTACCAGCAGTCCCTCGCCATTAAGGAACGCCTGGGCGATGTCAAAGGCAAGAGCGCCACCCTCCATAATATGGCGCACGTGCTGGTCACCCGCGGCGACCTCGACGGCGCCCTCGCCCTCTACCAGCAGTCCCTCGCCATTAAGGAACGCCTGGGCGATGTCAAAGGCAAGAGCGTCACCCTGGTCATGATGGCACAGGTCCAGTTTATGCGCGGCGAACACGATCAGGCGCTGTGCAATGCCCGCGAGAGCCTGCGCCTGCTTGAGGCAATGGGAGCGCAGCCTGATGCCGCAAAGGTAGCCGAGATTATTCAGCAGATGGAAGCGATGCGTCGCCAAGCAGTGCTGCCGACGCAGGGAGTTGAGGGTTCCGCACAGCTTGAGGAAGCGACAACGGCGCTGGCAGCGTTGCTTGAGCAGGTGTCGCCGGCGCAGCGCGCCGAGATGCAGGTGCTGCTTCAGGTTGCACCGCTACTGATCGGCGCGGCGGCGCTGTTGAGTCGGGCAGATGCCGATGATGAACGCAAGGCACTCGCCGCAGTGTTAGCACAGGCCGCAGACCAGGCTGCTGCGGGTGAAGCTGCCGGTTCACCATGGCTAGCAGCAGCGGCGACGTTGCGCACGCTGGCCGGTTGGCTAAGCGGCGCGCCGGTTGATCTCGATGCGCTCGCTGAGCCATATCG